The following are encoded in a window of Mycolicibacterium tusciae JS617 genomic DNA:
- a CDS encoding acyl-CoA dehydrogenase family protein: MAEFQGEYKFTDEQTQLRDAVRKFSADHFGEDKIRALMESDPPFDPKVWARLGGELGVLGLSVPEADGGVGGTLVDQAVAIEELGARLACGPLFGTVYLAIPALVAAPSGEARDELLGELVEGRRTAAVAMVDRAGVFDPDAVAVTVENDAVSGTVAQVVDGGAADVLLVAARGSDGVALYAVDAAADGVERTPLATLDLTRPEANVTFTKAKATLIAGTDETQRVLDHSLQVGAALLAIEQVGAAQHLLDLSVEYAKTRLQFGRPIGSFQGVKHRLANLLVDVEHARSTAYHAIWALTDGSDDAALATSIAQAVCSAAGSHVATDTIQVHGGIGFTWEHQAHLYYKRATTNAVLLGSAEEHRDRVAAMVLDNATADKVPWVADGTAV, encoded by the coding sequence GTGGCTGAGTTCCAGGGCGAGTACAAGTTCACCGATGAACAAACGCAACTGCGCGATGCGGTGCGCAAGTTCAGCGCCGACCACTTCGGTGAGGACAAGATCCGGGCACTCATGGAGTCCGACCCGCCCTTCGACCCGAAGGTGTGGGCGCGGCTCGGCGGCGAGCTCGGTGTGCTGGGCCTGTCCGTGCCCGAAGCCGATGGTGGTGTCGGCGGCACACTGGTCGATCAGGCGGTTGCCATCGAGGAGCTCGGCGCGCGGCTGGCGTGCGGCCCGCTGTTCGGCACGGTCTACCTCGCAATCCCCGCGCTGGTGGCCGCCCCGTCCGGCGAGGCGCGAGACGAGCTGCTCGGCGAGCTCGTCGAGGGGCGGCGCACCGCGGCCGTCGCGATGGTGGACCGGGCAGGCGTATTCGATCCGGATGCGGTCGCAGTAACCGTTGAGAACGACGCTGTGTCGGGCACGGTCGCTCAGGTGGTCGACGGTGGCGCAGCCGATGTCCTGCTGGTCGCCGCGCGGGGATCCGACGGGGTCGCTCTGTACGCCGTCGACGCCGCGGCGGACGGAGTCGAGCGCACGCCGCTGGCCACGCTCGACCTCACGCGTCCCGAGGCGAACGTCACGTTCACCAAGGCGAAAGCGACCCTGATCGCGGGGACTGACGAAACCCAGCGCGTCTTGGACCATTCACTGCAGGTCGGCGCGGCGCTGTTGGCCATCGAGCAGGTCGGCGCCGCCCAGCATCTACTCGATCTATCGGTCGAATACGCGAAGACCCGGCTGCAGTTCGGCAGGCCGATCGGATCGTTCCAGGGCGTCAAGCATCGGCTCGCGAATCTGCTCGTCGATGTCGAGCACGCCAGATCGACGGCGTATCACGCTATCTGGGCGCTGACCGACGGATCCGACGACGCGGCATTGGCGACCAGCATCGCGCAAGCAGTCTGCTCGGCCGCCGGCAGCCATGTCGCCACCGACACCATTCAGGTGCACGGCGGAATCGGGTTCACCTGGGAGCATCAAGCGCACCTCTACTACAAGCGCGCCACCACCAACGCGGTGTTGCTGGGCAGCGCCGAGGAGCATCGGGACCGCGTCGCCGCGATGGTGCTGGACAACGCCACAGCCGACAAAGTGCCGTGGGTGGCTGACGGCACCGCGGTCTGA
- a CDS encoding dicarboxylate/amino acid:cation symporter, translating into MKLLTHPAIQIGIAAIGGIVFGLIVGDWAANLKFIGDLFIRLIQMSIVPLVMASVIVATGSMTGTGTGRIAFRTFKWMIGFSAVAAVLAWLLSSLIQPGAGMVYDLPLESGLEESAQEALGWQDTLRNFVSTNIFDAMATATMVPIIVFSLLFGIALRIQINKTGDDRVLSFIDQIQQIVLTMIRLVMYIAPVGVFCLLASLAGDVGISVVTTALKYLGTTLIGVLILFALFVLVVSVRTGLSPLKLPSKLVEQTVIAITTTSSAVTFPTVLKNTVEKVGVSQKIANFTLSIGLTMGSYGAVLNYTIVVMFLAQTGGIDLSIGQIALGMGLAILLNMGTITVPGGFPVVATFLAASLSLPVEAIGLLIAVDWFTGIMRTFLNVNGDTFVAMLVANADDEIDRDVYNGPKSVTAEELNLDDYGDLMARADQAD; encoded by the coding sequence ATGAAGCTTCTGACTCATCCCGCGATCCAGATCGGCATCGCCGCGATCGGCGGCATCGTGTTCGGCCTGATCGTCGGCGACTGGGCGGCCAATCTGAAGTTCATTGGCGACCTGTTCATCCGCCTGATCCAGATGTCGATCGTGCCGCTGGTGATGGCGTCTGTGATCGTGGCGACCGGCTCGATGACCGGCACGGGCACCGGCAGGATCGCCTTCCGCACGTTCAAATGGATGATCGGATTCTCTGCAGTTGCAGCCGTTCTGGCCTGGCTCCTCAGCTCTCTCATCCAGCCGGGCGCGGGCATGGTGTACGACCTGCCGCTCGAATCCGGCTTGGAGGAATCCGCGCAGGAGGCGTTGGGTTGGCAGGACACCCTGCGCAACTTCGTCTCCACCAACATCTTTGACGCAATGGCGACGGCCACGATGGTGCCCATCATCGTCTTCTCGCTGTTGTTCGGGATCGCGCTGCGGATTCAGATAAACAAGACCGGCGACGACAGGGTGCTGAGCTTCATCGACCAAATTCAGCAGATCGTGCTGACGATGATTCGCCTGGTGATGTACATCGCCCCGGTCGGCGTCTTCTGCCTCCTCGCATCGCTCGCAGGCGATGTGGGCATATCGGTGGTGACCACCGCCCTGAAGTACCTGGGCACGACGCTGATCGGTGTCCTCATCCTTTTCGCGTTGTTCGTCCTGGTCGTCTCAGTGCGCACAGGTCTGAGCCCGTTGAAGCTGCCGAGCAAGCTCGTCGAGCAGACCGTCATCGCCATCACCACGACGAGTTCGGCGGTCACGTTCCCCACGGTGCTGAAGAACACCGTCGAGAAGGTGGGTGTCAGCCAGAAGATCGCCAACTTCACCCTGTCGATCGGGTTGACGATGGGCTCGTACGGAGCCGTCCTGAACTACACGATCGTGGTGATGTTCCTGGCGCAGACGGGCGGAATCGACCTGAGCATCGGGCAGATCGCGCTCGGCATGGGGCTCGCGATTCTGCTCAACATGGGGACGATCACCGTTCCAGGCGGCTTCCCGGTCGTCGCCACGTTCCTCGCGGCATCGCTCAGCCTTCCCGTCGAGGCGATCGGCCTCCTGATCGCCGTCGACTGGTTCACCGGCATCATGCGCACGTTCCTCAATGTCAACGGCGACACCTTCGTGGCGATGCTAGTCGCGAATGCTGACGACGAGATCGACCGTGACGTCTACAACGGCCCGAAATCGGTGACAGCAGAAGAGCTGAATCTCGACGATTACGGCGATTTGATGGCCCGGGCGGATCAAGCCGACTGA
- a CDS encoding maleylpyruvate isomerase family mycothiol-dependent enzyme translates to MSSPSRPVTVLDKPAVLAGLFGVWRDLDALIEELGESQWQTATSLPGWSVHDVISHLVGTESMMQGVDTPEADIDVSTLEHVRNDIGVMNERWVRKLRDLSAAELLEAFRETTAGRRKALSDLPNAQWNDVTFTPAGPDSYGRFMRVRIFDCWMHEHDIRDAIGAPASVSELVGPAGDLALDEMAASMGFVVGKLGGAPDGSRVSLELTGPLGRTINVAVEGRAKVVDDFGDDDPTSTIQLDGLLFSRLAGGRTPLAQHADAITYGGDEAVGRRVVEHLNYVI, encoded by the coding sequence GTGAGTAGCCCCTCGCGTCCCGTGACAGTGCTCGACAAACCCGCCGTCCTCGCCGGTCTCTTCGGGGTGTGGAGAGACCTCGATGCGCTCATCGAGGAACTGGGGGAGAGCCAGTGGCAGACGGCGACATCGTTGCCCGGGTGGAGCGTGCACGACGTGATCTCTCACCTCGTCGGTACGGAGTCGATGATGCAGGGCGTCGACACCCCAGAGGCCGACATCGACGTGTCGACGCTCGAACATGTCCGCAACGACATCGGCGTGATGAACGAGCGCTGGGTACGCAAGCTCCGAGACCTCAGCGCGGCAGAGCTGCTCGAGGCGTTCCGTGAGACGACGGCCGGGCGGCGAAAGGCGTTGTCGGATCTGCCCAATGCGCAGTGGAATGACGTCACCTTCACCCCGGCCGGGCCGGACAGCTACGGACGTTTCATGCGGGTGCGCATCTTCGACTGCTGGATGCACGAGCACGATATCCGCGACGCCATCGGAGCGCCTGCCAGCGTCAGTGAGCTCGTCGGGCCTGCGGGCGATTTGGCGCTGGACGAGATGGCGGCCAGCATGGGCTTCGTCGTCGGCAAGTTGGGCGGCGCGCCCGACGGGTCGCGTGTTTCGCTTGAGCTGACGGGACCGCTGGGCCGCACGATCAACGTGGCGGTCGAGGGCAGAGCCAAGGTGGTCGACGACTTCGGCGACGACGACCCGACATCGACGATCCAGCTCGACGGCCTGCTGTTCAGCCGACTCGCGGGTGGACGCACCCCACTGGCACAGCACGCCGACGCGATCACCTACGGCGGCGACGAGGCCGTGGGCAGGCGCGTCGTCGAGCACCTCAATTACGTGATCTGA
- a CDS encoding acyl-CoA thioesterase domain-containing protein: MAESTITPSTAYFERRGDSYHPRSIARGGWGALLSGHVVGGLLGWAVEGFVDDPDFLPARLTVDLPRPAGIAPVEVHTREIRGGKRLRLVEAVIRQDDKIVGQATGLFLRRGDQPTGTIWSPQVQMPPIPTDVRPNDNPLFVRTYGWGLSIQNPDEDWPGEGGAKYTWLRLTQPLFDDEPLTPFTRAAMAADVTASLVNWSSEGLKFINADYTLTLSRLPDGPLIGLASQSHSTQDGIATGSAILFDEHGEIGSSISVSVAQSGFAPPSR, translated from the coding sequence TTGGCTGAGTCGACGATCACGCCGAGCACCGCGTATTTCGAGCGTCGCGGCGACAGTTACCACCCACGGTCGATAGCCAGGGGCGGCTGGGGTGCGCTCCTCAGCGGGCATGTGGTCGGCGGTCTCTTGGGCTGGGCCGTCGAAGGGTTCGTCGACGACCCGGATTTCCTTCCCGCACGCTTGACGGTCGATCTACCAAGGCCGGCCGGCATCGCGCCCGTCGAGGTGCACACCCGCGAGATCCGCGGCGGAAAGCGGCTACGTCTCGTCGAGGCGGTCATTCGCCAGGATGACAAGATCGTCGGCCAGGCGACGGGTCTTTTCCTTCGTCGTGGCGACCAGCCGACCGGGACCATCTGGTCACCCCAGGTCCAAATGCCGCCGATTCCAACGGATGTGCGGCCGAATGACAATCCATTGTTCGTCCGCACCTACGGCTGGGGGCTGTCGATTCAGAATCCGGACGAAGACTGGCCGGGTGAAGGCGGCGCGAAGTACACGTGGCTGAGGTTGACGCAGCCATTGTTCGACGATGAGCCGCTGACGCCCTTCACCCGGGCGGCGATGGCCGCCGACGTGACGGCCTCGTTGGTCAATTGGAGCTCGGAGGGCCTGAAGTTCATCAACGCTGACTACACGCTGACGCTGAGCCGCCTACCGGACGGGCCCTTGATCGGCCTGGCATCGCAGAGCCATTCCACTCAGGACGGAATCGCGACCGGTTCGGCGATACTGTTCGACGAGCACGGCGAGATCGGCAGCAGCATCTCAGTCTCGGTGGCGCAGTCGGGATTTGCTCCGCCGTCACGCTAG
- a CDS encoding acyl-CoA dehydrogenase family protein, translated as MSNDADAERVAELARGVVTDHDPKKAPVQEYLGACYDAGLSWVHFPEGLGGLGVSRGLQAVADRILQGAGGPVPLGLNPMGYGMAAPTIREHAQTEEVKREWLRPLATTEDLWCQLFSEPGAGSDLAGLATSAVRDGDDWVINGQKVWTSLAHRARWGLLLARTNPDVPKHKGLSYFVIDMHGTGVETRPLRQITGQAEFNEVYFTDARIPDKHRLGEVGNGWNVAMTTLMNERTALGGSGSRRGAGTIADATALWASRPGRHTPVLRDRLTQLWLRSEAQRLTSERSRAAATVGGPGPEGSIGKLVGAELNQQIYEWCMDFLGPEGLLYRGYSQGAPTGERDWQGPIQQKYLRSRANTIEGGTSEVMRNILGERILGLPGDLRADSGMPWKEIPRG; from the coding sequence ATGAGCAATGACGCTGATGCCGAACGGGTCGCCGAGCTGGCGCGGGGAGTGGTCACCGACCACGACCCAAAAAAGGCACCGGTCCAGGAATATCTGGGCGCGTGTTACGACGCCGGCCTGTCCTGGGTGCACTTCCCCGAAGGCCTCGGCGGGCTCGGAGTGTCTCGCGGTTTGCAGGCCGTCGCGGATCGGATCCTGCAGGGTGCGGGCGGACCGGTGCCGCTCGGGCTCAATCCGATGGGCTACGGCATGGCCGCACCCACGATCCGCGAGCACGCGCAGACCGAGGAGGTGAAGCGCGAGTGGCTGCGGCCCCTGGCCACCACCGAGGACCTGTGGTGTCAGCTGTTCTCGGAGCCTGGCGCCGGGTCTGACCTGGCCGGCCTGGCCACGTCCGCGGTGCGCGACGGTGATGACTGGGTGATCAACGGTCAGAAGGTGTGGACGAGCCTGGCCCACCGCGCCCGCTGGGGGCTGCTGCTGGCCCGCACCAACCCGGATGTGCCCAAGCACAAGGGACTGTCCTACTTCGTCATCGATATGCATGGCACGGGTGTGGAGACCCGCCCGCTGCGCCAGATCACCGGGCAGGCCGAATTCAACGAGGTCTACTTCACCGACGCGCGCATTCCCGACAAGCACCGTCTCGGTGAGGTGGGCAACGGCTGGAACGTCGCGATGACGACGCTGATGAACGAGCGCACCGCTCTCGGCGGTAGCGGCAGCCGGCGGGGTGCGGGCACCATCGCCGACGCCACCGCGCTGTGGGCGTCACGCCCCGGGCGGCACACGCCGGTGTTGCGGGACCGGCTCACGCAGCTGTGGCTGCGCTCAGAAGCCCAACGACTTACCTCGGAGCGCTCGCGGGCCGCCGCCACCGTCGGTGGCCCTGGCCCGGAAGGCTCGATCGGCAAGCTGGTCGGTGCCGAGCTGAATCAGCAGATCTATGAGTGGTGCATGGATTTCCTTGGGCCCGAAGGACTTCTGTACCGCGGCTACTCGCAGGGCGCGCCCACTGGAGAACGCGACTGGCAGGGTCCCATCCAGCAGAAGTACCTGCGCAGCCGCGCGAACACCATCGAAGGCGGCACGTCGGAGGTGATGCGCAACATCCTCGGCGAGCGCATTCTCGGACTGCCCGGCGATCTGCGTGCTGATTCGGGCATGCCGTGGAAGGAGATTCCCCGTGGCTGA
- a CDS encoding S9 family peptidase has protein sequence MNKPERISVEDLFKSPVRAAATISPDGTRVAYLAPWQDRLNIWVASLEAPSDSPRSARPGSEFGADARRVTADETRSILHFSWTDDPRWLLYLQDTGGDENWHIFRVDLDDPEAAAVDLTPFPGAMAAFELLPEKPGKALVHSNRRNPMRMDAYELDIASGELMMLAQNPGDVIGWLTSRRGDLFATKLSTEGDLEILQWDDDGSLRSVANYDGRDYTMGMYPMVVTPDGSGIWMGSNEGTDRTRLVRLDVADGKQYAVDSHPTFDVDTRAQVWPGLPEPLIQSRATGELLGVRYLGERQVIHALDPGFADVLAGLEKLSDGDIGALSSDIKGRKWIVSFNHDRDPGVTYLYDHDSGEGRLLYRPYPHLNPDRLAPMRPVTIPSRDGLDLHSYLTLPVGSEGEGPLPLVLTVHGGPWARDGWMYAPAVQLLANRGYAVLQVNFRGSSGYGKAFQKAAIGEFAGKMHDDLIDGVNWAVDQGYADPERVAIFGGSYGGYATLVGVTFTPDVFAAAIDYVGVSDLSNFMRTLPEIARPHLANNWHLFVGNPDDPEQLADMLARSPITKVDQIRTPLLVIQGANDVRVVQAESDNLVEALRGRGVEVEYMVKEDEGHGFVNPDNVIDMFNAVDRFLAKHLGGGKKG, from the coding sequence GTGAACAAACCCGAGCGCATCTCCGTCGAAGACTTGTTCAAGTCACCCGTCAGGGCCGCGGCCACGATCTCCCCGGACGGTACCCGCGTCGCCTACCTCGCGCCGTGGCAGGACCGCCTGAACATCTGGGTGGCGTCCCTGGAAGCCCCGTCCGATTCCCCTCGCTCCGCTCGCCCCGGAAGCGAGTTCGGCGCCGACGCCCGGCGCGTGACCGCCGACGAGACCCGCAGCATCCTGCACTTCTCGTGGACCGATGACCCGCGCTGGCTGCTGTACCTGCAGGACACCGGTGGTGACGAGAACTGGCACATCTTCCGTGTTGATCTCGATGACCCGGAGGCCGCGGCCGTCGACCTCACCCCGTTCCCCGGCGCGATGGCAGCCTTCGAACTGCTCCCCGAAAAGCCGGGGAAGGCGCTCGTCCACTCCAACAGGCGCAATCCGATGCGGATGGACGCCTACGAACTCGACATCGCATCGGGCGAATTGATGATGCTGGCCCAGAATCCCGGTGACGTGATCGGGTGGCTGACGAGTCGTCGCGGCGACCTGTTCGCGACGAAGCTGAGCACCGAAGGCGATCTCGAGATTCTGCAGTGGGACGACGACGGGTCGCTTCGCTCGGTCGCGAACTATGACGGCAGGGACTACACCATGGGGATGTACCCCATGGTCGTCACGCCGGACGGCAGCGGGATCTGGATGGGGTCGAACGAGGGCACCGATCGCACCCGGCTGGTTCGGCTCGACGTGGCCGACGGCAAGCAGTACGCGGTCGACAGTCACCCGACGTTCGACGTTGACACGCGCGCCCAGGTGTGGCCGGGCCTGCCCGAACCGCTCATCCAGAGCCGGGCTACCGGAGAACTGCTCGGTGTTCGGTATCTCGGTGAGCGACAGGTCATTCACGCGCTGGACCCGGGATTCGCCGATGTGCTCGCCGGCTTGGAGAAGCTCTCCGACGGTGACATCGGAGCGCTGTCGTCGGACATCAAGGGAAGGAAGTGGATCGTCAGCTTCAACCACGACCGCGACCCCGGCGTCACCTACCTGTATGACCACGACAGCGGCGAGGGCCGGCTGCTGTACCGCCCGTACCCGCATCTGAATCCGGACCGGCTGGCGCCGATGCGTCCGGTGACCATTCCGTCGCGTGACGGGCTGGATCTGCATTCGTATCTGACGTTGCCGGTGGGGTCAGAAGGCGAAGGGCCGCTTCCGTTGGTCCTGACGGTGCACGGCGGACCGTGGGCGCGCGATGGATGGATGTATGCCCCGGCGGTGCAACTGTTGGCCAACCGCGGATATGCAGTGCTGCAGGTCAACTTCCGCGGTTCGTCCGGATACGGCAAGGCGTTCCAGAAGGCCGCGATCGGCGAGTTCGCGGGCAAGATGCACGACGATCTGATCGACGGCGTCAACTGGGCCGTCGACCAGGGCTACGCGGATCCGGAACGGGTCGCCATCTTCGGTGGCTCCTACGGCGGCTACGCGACGCTGGTCGGCGTCACGTTCACCCCGGACGTGTTCGCAGCCGCGATCGACTACGTCGGCGTCTCGGACCTGTCCAACTTCATGCGGACTTTGCCCGAGATCGCCCGCCCGCATCTGGCGAACAATTGGCATTTGTTCGTCGGCAACCCCGACGATCCGGAGCAATTGGCGGACATGCTGGCCCGATCGCCCATCACGAAGGTCGACCAGATCCGTACGCCGCTGCTGGTCATCCAGGGCGCCAACGATGTTCGCGTCGTGCAGGCCGAATCCGACAACCTCGTCGAGGCGTTGCGCGGCCGCGGTGTCGAGGTCGAGTACATGGTGAAGGAGGACGAGGGCCACGGCTTCGTCAACCCGGACAACGTCATCGACATGTTCAACGCCGTCGACCGCTTCTTGGCTAAGCACCTCGGCGGCGGTAAGAAGGGGTGA
- a CDS encoding SGNH/GDSL hydrolase family protein, whose amino-acid sequence MRFALRTAATVLEFDVIRTRVVLIGVPERPDGTVDLVVNGRLVQHAATSGGDVVRIDPATGDTRVEPGPVATIRFDLPAGDKDVEIWLPHYERIELVALRTDATVGVPTEERKRWVHHGSSISQGSNALSPSTTWPALAASLAGVDLVNLGFSGSALLDPFVARAIRDQPADIVSVRLGINLVNADLMRQRAFGPAVHGFLDTIREGHPDNPLIVVGPLYCPIHETTPGPGAFDVDALARGEVRFVATGDPAEATRPGGLGRLTLTYIRAQLAAIVARRQADDPAISYVDGLTLYGPADAEAHPLTDRLHPDAATHRLIIGERFAGTLRMLDGPR is encoded by the coding sequence GTGCGTTTCGCCCTTCGGACGGCCGCGACGGTGCTCGAGTTCGACGTCATCCGTACGCGGGTGGTACTGATCGGGGTGCCGGAGCGGCCCGACGGCACAGTCGATCTCGTCGTCAACGGCCGCTTGGTCCAGCACGCCGCGACGAGCGGCGGCGACGTGGTGCGCATCGACCCGGCCACCGGGGACACCCGGGTCGAGCCGGGCCCGGTCGCGACGATCCGGTTCGACCTGCCCGCCGGTGACAAGGACGTCGAGATCTGGCTGCCGCACTACGAGCGCATCGAACTGGTGGCGCTGCGCACGGATGCCACGGTCGGCGTGCCGACGGAGGAGCGGAAACGCTGGGTCCACCACGGAAGTTCCATCAGCCAGGGGTCGAACGCCCTGAGTCCGAGTACGACGTGGCCCGCGCTTGCCGCCAGTCTGGCGGGAGTGGATCTCGTGAACTTGGGGTTTTCCGGCAGCGCGCTGCTCGACCCGTTCGTGGCGCGCGCCATCCGGGATCAGCCCGCCGACATCGTGAGCGTCAGGCTGGGCATCAACCTCGTTAACGCGGACCTGATGCGGCAGCGCGCCTTCGGTCCCGCCGTGCACGGATTCCTGGACACCATCCGCGAGGGACATCCCGACAACCCGCTGATCGTCGTCGGTCCGCTGTACTGTCCAATCCACGAAACCACCCCGGGGCCGGGCGCTTTCGACGTCGACGCGCTGGCCCGCGGCGAGGTGCGCTTCGTCGCGACGGGTGATCCGGCGGAGGCGACCAGACCCGGCGGGCTGGGGCGACTGACACTCACGTACATCCGCGCGCAGCTGGCCGCGATCGTCGCCCGCAGGCAGGCCGACGACCCTGCGATCAGCTACGTCGACGGGTTGACGCTCTATGGCCCGGCAGATGCCGAGGCTCATCCGCTGACCGACCGACTGCATCCCGACGCGGCGACGCATCGGCTCATCATCGGGGAGAGGTTCGCGGGGACGCTGCGGATGCTGGACGGCCCTAGGTGA